GTTGCGGCGGCACCGACCCGCTCCCTTCGTCGTCACTTCCTCACGTATATACTTCATATATGCTCGGTCGTTCCTCCTCGGGTTCGGGCCGGTGGCACTCGCAACGCGGACTTGCCCTATTTTTGAGATGACTTCTAATACTCGTCGTGTTGGCGCAGGAATTCCCTCAGCAATGGGCTGTCCGGGTGGTGCAGGACCCGCGCGGCCGGCCCGCATTCCACCACCCTGCCCTCGGCCAGGAAGACCGCCTGGTCGGCAAAGCGCCGGGCAAAGGGGATCTGGTGGGTCACCAGGATGAAATCCGTCTCCTCTTTGCGGAGCATCTCAATCGTTCCCAGCACCTCGGCGGCCATTTCCGGGTCCAGGGCCGAGGTCGGTTCGTCGAGCAGGAGCAACTTCGGCCGGTGGCCCAGGGCCCGGGCAATGGCCACCCGCTGGCGCTGCCCACCGGACAACTGGCCCGGCTTCTTGTGCCCGTGGTCGCGCAGTCGGAATTGGTCGAGGAGTCCATCCGCCCGCTTTCGGGCATCAGCCTTCGACCATCCGTGCACGTGTAGCAAGGGGAGCATGACATTCTCCAACGCGCTCAAATGCGGGAAGAGGTTGTAACCCTGGAAGACCACGCCGATGCGGCGACGGTAGGCCCGGAGCACATCCTCACCCCCCCCAACTTCCTGTCCATCGATCTGCACCCGTCCATCATCCGCCCGCATCAGACCGGCCAGGATGCGCAGGAGTGTCGACTTGCCGCTGCCCGAGGGACCCAGCAGAACCAGCGAACGCACCCCGTCGGCGACGAAGGTCACCCCGCGCAGAACGGGGACACCGTCAAACGAGCGGTCCACCTGGCGCACTTCAAGTTTCATAGGCCGCCTTGGCTTCCAACGACCGGGTCCAAGCGGTCAGCGGGAGGGTGATGAGGAGGTAACCCACCGCGAGCGGGATGTAGGACTCCAGCGTGCTGTAGGTGAAGGAATTGACCTCCTGGGCGCTCAACGTCAGTTCCTGGATCGAGATAACGTAAAGAAGGGAAGAATCCTTGACCAGCGAAGCGAATTGTCCGGCCAGCGGGGGCAGGCTCTGGCGCAGGGCCTGGGGGAAGATGACCAGCCGGTAGATTTGCCACGGTCCCAGACCGATGGCCCGGGCCGACTCGATCTGCGACGCCGGGACCGACTCGATGCCCGAACGGAAGATTTCCGCCAGGTAGGCGCCGCTGAAGAGAGACAGGATCAGGACCCCGGCGACGTAACGGTTCTCCAGGCCGAAACTGTCGGCGATGACGTAGTAAAAAATCAGGATCTGCACCAACAGCGGTGTCCCGCGGATGACCTCGGTGTAGATGAGGGAGAGGTAGCGGAGCGGAAGGAACGGTTGTCTGCGGGCCAGGGCGGCCAGCAGCCCCACGGCCACACTGCAAACCATGGCGGCGGCGGAGACTCCCAGCGTCACCCACCAGCCCCGGACAAACTTGGGCCAATAGGGAGCGAGGGCGGCCCAATTCCATTCATGATTCCCCTGTTGGAACGACCAACCTAACAACAGGGCCAAGAAGACCACGGCGGCGGCAAAGGAAACCGCATGCACCCAAACGGACGATTCCCCGGTTACCTTTTTCATCCCCGTGTTGGATGCCCTAAAACAGGAACGGGATCCCCTGGGCTTGGAAGGCCTTCTTCTGATCGCTGAGGTATTTGTCCCCCAGGCGGGTGAAGCCCCCGTCGGCACGGAATTTGGCCAGGAAGGCGTTGACCTGGGCGCGCAGGGGTTCGTCGCCCTTGCGCAACCCCACCGCCCATGATTCCGTCTGGATCGGGGCCAGCAGGGCCCGCAGTTTCAAGGGGTCTTTCACGGCTTGTTGGTAAACCGACATCTGGTCGTAAATGAAC
The sequence above is a segment of the Candidatus Methylacidiphilales bacterium genome. Coding sequences within it:
- a CDS encoding amino acid ABC transporter ATP-binding protein — encoded protein: MKLEVRQVDRSFDGVPVLRGVTFVADGVRSLVLLGPSGSGKSTLLRILAGLMRADDGRVQIDGQEVGGGEDVLRAYRRRIGVVFQGYNLFPHLSALENVMLPLLHVHGWSKADARKRADGLLDQFRLRDHGHKKPGQLSGGQRQRVAIARALGHRPKLLLLDEPTSALDPEMAAEVLGTIEMLRKEETDFILVTHQIPFARRFADQAVFLAEGRVVECGPAARVLHHPDSPLLREFLRQHDEY
- a CDS encoding amino acid ABC transporter permease, with translation MKKVTGESSVWVHAVSFAAAVVFLALLLGWSFQQGNHEWNWAALAPYWPKFVRGWWVTLGVSAAAMVCSVAVGLLAALARRQPFLPLRYLSLIYTEVIRGTPLLVQILIFYYVIADSFGLENRYVAGVLILSLFSGAYLAEIFRSGIESVPASQIESARAIGLGPWQIYRLVIFPQALRQSLPPLAGQFASLVKDSSLLYVISIQELTLSAQEVNSFTYSTLESYIPLAVGYLLITLPLTAWTRSLEAKAAYET